In Sporosarcina psychrophila, a genomic segment contains:
- the qoxD gene encoding cytochrome aa3 quinol oxidase subunit IV yields the protein MSELFPRKQVMGFIFSLVLTAAALTVYFLDFSFAVGMTILLVTAFVQAAVQLVVFMHAGETEDKKAIYMNIYYAVAIALVTILGSLLILAWDM from the coding sequence ATGAGCGAATTATTCCCGCGCAAACAAGTAATGGGCTTTATCTTTTCGTTAGTTCTTACTGCAGCTGCACTGACTGTCTATTTCTTAGATTTTTCATTTGCAGTGGGGATGACAATTCTTTTAGTCACAGCATTCGTACAAGCAGCAGTCCAACTCGTTGTCTTTATGCATGCTGGTGAAACTGAAGATAAAAAGGCGATTTATATGAATATCTATTATGCAGTTGCCATAGCGCTTGTTACCATCTTGGGTTCATTACTAATTTTGGCTTGGGATATGTAA
- the qoxB gene encoding cytochrome aa3 quinol oxidase subunit I, whose product MEYFDRFAIPHPSPAIYASMVAIGLTMIAILFGLTYFKKWGYLWREWLTTVDHKKIGIMYLIAALIMLFRGGVDAIMMRAQTAVPDNKLLDAQHYNEVFTTHGVVMIIFMAMPFIYALMNFVVPLQIGARDVAFPRLNALSFWLFFMGAMLFNISFVVGGSPDAGWTSYFPLAGNDFSQSVGTNYYMLAIQIAGIGTLISGINFTTTILKMRVPGMKLMKMPMFTWTALITNAIVVFAFPVLTIALLLGTMDRLFGTNIFTMTNGGMDMLWANLFWIWGHPEVYILILPAFGIYSEIISTFSRRNLYGYKSMVASIVIISFFSFLVWTHHFFTMGQGPLTNSIFSITTMAIAVPTGIKIFNWLLTMRKGKIEFTVPMLYTIGFIPIFTIGGVTGVMLGMASADYQYHNTMFLVAHFHYTIIPGVVFAMIAGLTYWWPKMFGFMLSERIGKWAFWFIAIGFNVTFFPMFFTGLDGQARRMYTYSEASGYGALNLLSFAGAIVLAIGFALIVYNIYHSIRYASRNISSDPWDARTLEWATHSPVPSYNFAKTPQVNSIEAFWDHKKKGQPLFKDEIEKIHMPNNSGMPFIMSCIFFVWGFSLIFNMWLPAILATIGIFACLAYRSFEKDHGHYISVQEVEDTEKDCEVRADENR is encoded by the coding sequence ATGGAGTACTTTGATCGTTTTGCGATTCCACATCCAAGTCCTGCGATTTACGCATCAATGGTTGCCATTGGCCTAACCATGATTGCGATTCTCTTCGGATTAACATATTTTAAAAAATGGGGTTATTTATGGCGTGAATGGCTGACAACCGTAGACCATAAGAAAATCGGTATTATGTACCTGATTGCTGCTTTGATAATGCTATTCCGTGGTGGAGTAGACGCAATTATGATGCGGGCACAAACTGCTGTACCTGACAACAAGCTGTTAGATGCTCAGCATTACAATGAGGTTTTCACCACACATGGGGTTGTTATGATCATTTTCATGGCTATGCCATTTATCTATGCATTAATGAACTTCGTTGTTCCATTGCAAATTGGAGCGCGCGATGTAGCATTCCCTCGTTTGAATGCACTTAGTTTCTGGTTGTTCTTTATGGGGGCGATGTTATTCAATATTTCATTCGTAGTTGGTGGCTCTCCTGATGCCGGCTGGACTTCGTATTTCCCACTTGCAGGGAATGACTTCAGTCAATCTGTAGGAACCAATTATTACATGCTGGCGATTCAGATTGCCGGTATTGGTACATTAATATCAGGCATTAACTTCACGACTACGATACTCAAAATGAGAGTACCTGGAATGAAATTGATGAAAATGCCAATGTTCACATGGACTGCTTTAATCACGAATGCAATTGTCGTTTTCGCATTTCCTGTACTGACAATTGCGCTTCTATTGGGAACGATGGATCGGCTATTCGGTACAAATATCTTTACGATGACAAATGGCGGGATGGATATGCTCTGGGCGAACCTGTTCTGGATTTGGGGACATCCGGAAGTTTACATTCTGATTTTGCCGGCATTCGGTATTTATAGTGAGATCATTTCTACTTTTTCCCGTCGTAACCTTTATGGGTATAAATCAATGGTTGCATCAATCGTAATCATTTCGTTTTTCTCATTCTTGGTTTGGACTCATCATTTCTTTACAATGGGACAAGGTCCACTGACAAACAGTATTTTCTCAATCACGACAATGGCGATTGCCGTTCCGACTGGGATTAAGATATTTAACTGGCTGCTTACGATGCGTAAAGGGAAAATTGAATTTACTGTTCCGATGCTTTATACAATAGGATTCATTCCGATTTTTACAATCGGTGGAGTGACCGGGGTAATGCTTGGTATGGCCAGTGCCGACTATCAATACCATAATACGATGTTCTTGGTTGCGCATTTCCACTACACAATTATTCCTGGTGTTGTCTTCGCGATGATAGCTGGTCTCACGTATTGGTGGCCGAAAATGTTTGGCTTCATGTTAAGTGAAAGAATTGGGAAATGGGCATTTTGGTTTATCGCGATTGGCTTTAACGTAACATTCTTCCCAATGTTCTTCACTGGATTGGATGGACAAGCACGTCGGATGTACACGTACTCTGAAGCATCGGGGTATGGAGCGCTTAATTTACTGTCCTTTGCTGGAGCAATTGTACTGGCGATAGGCTTTGCTTTAATTGTCTATAACATCTATCACAGCATTCGCTATGCATCAAGAAATATCAGTTCAGATCCGTGGGATGCACGTACGTTGGAATGGGCCACTCACAGTCCGGTGCCATCGTATAACTTTGCGAAGACACCTCAAGTTAATTCAATTGAAGCGTTCTGGGATCATAAGAAAAAAGGACAACCATTATTCAAAGATGAAATTGAAAAGATTCATATGCCGAATAACAGCGGTATGCCGTTCATCATGAGTTGTATTTTCTTCGTATGGGGCTTCTCGCTCATATTCAACATGTGGCTTCCTGCAATTCTTGCGACAATTGGAATCTTTGCGTGTTTGGCTTACCGTTCATTCGAGAAAGACCACGGGCATTACATTTCCGTTCAAGAAGTAGAAGACACTGAAAAAGATTGCGAGGTGCGGGCTGATGAAAACAGATAA
- the qoxC gene encoding cytochrome aa3 quinol oxidase subunit III, which yields MKTDNSLPLEYGTEQNKLNILGFWIFLGAEVMLFATLFATYFILEHRTGNGPSGAEIFELTPVLFETILLLTSSFMIGLGVHAMRLGKKNAMMTFFAITLLLGLAFIGVEIYEFTHYVHVGAGLQTSAFTAILLTTLGTHGAHVTLGFFWGLFIILQVKKRGLTPETANKSFIFSLYWHFLDVVWIFIFSFIYLKGMM from the coding sequence ATGAAAACAGATAACTCGCTTCCACTTGAATATGGTACAGAACAAAATAAATTGAATATTTTAGGTTTCTGGATTTTCCTTGGAGCCGAAGTAATGCTGTTTGCAACACTTTTCGCAACCTACTTCATTTTAGAGCATCGTACGGGCAACGGACCGTCCGGAGCTGAGATTTTTGAACTCACTCCAGTGCTCTTTGAAACGATTTTACTGTTAACAAGTAGTTTTATGATTGGTCTTGGTGTTCATGCAATGCGTCTAGGTAAAAAAAATGCAATGATGACATTCTTTGCGATTACCTTGCTACTTGGTCTTGCATTCATAGGCGTAGAAATTTATGAGTTTACGCATTATGTCCATGTTGGAGCTGGCCTTCAAACGAGTGCATTCACAGCTATCCTATTAACTACATTAGGGACACATGGAGCTCACGTTACACTTGGTTTCTTTTGGGGATTATTCATCATCCTTCAAGTGAAAAAGCGCGGTTTGACGCCTGAGACAGCCAATAAATCATTTATCTTTTCACTTTACTGGCATTTCTTAGATGTTGTCTGGATCTTTATTTTCAGCTTCATCTACTTGAAAGGAATGATGTAA